The sequence below is a genomic window from Macrobrachium nipponense isolate FS-2020 chromosome 40, ASM1510439v2, whole genome shotgun sequence.
CGCATCTTCGTCAGTTTCGATTTGTGTCGGAGTTAACCTACATTCTACAGGTTCTGGAAGTTATACGTGGCTGTGGTTGCTTTGTAGTTTCGCGTTCATATCAATATTGATGTGTCTAGGACCCTAGTACCTTTTTTTATTCGGGTAGTTAAATATCTTTGTCTTTTAAATCTTACTCcttatttcaaagaaaattcgtgacatttaaaaacaaatgccCGTTATTGCCTCGTGGACAGTTATCCCTTAATGTTTGATAGGCTGTCAACTAAAATGAACCGACCATCACGCcacattatttctttaatatgttggtaatgtactgtttttttctttctttttttcttttttgggccAGCAGTTGTGCAATAGCCAGAGGAAACAGCTATGAAAGTGGAAACGAGAGTTTTGCGTACATAGCGCATATCGCaaagaaatgggaaaataaatttATCGTAAGCTTAGAAATAAGCGAACAAACTTATTTTCCCTTCTCAAGGAAAGTTCTCTTCGGCCCCTATCTCCACTTGCTGTCGTAGGGTTTTGAACCCGGCCGTTCTAGGATCCATTCCTAAATCAGGGAAGTTCGCTGTCAATCTGCCATACTTTTATTTAGTTCTTTGTATATTGTGTGTAACTTcactttatttacttgttttagatttttaacttattttgtttTCCGAGTGAATATATTAAGAGAGCGTTACTCGATATTAAACTCCCAAAACAATATTACTTGATTATTTTGGAAatggaatttgaatttaggcAAAGTggtgggacctaagaggtcattcagccctgaaaataatgttgaaatagtTGTTAGGAAATggatgaaagtaagatggaaaaaaagagaatgtagacggaggtgcagtaaaaggaatgaaagggattgagCTGTGGGGTGCATGGATGCTGCAGAGAACCTGGGGTAATGCAATGGCGGCACTATTCCCCTACCGGATTACTTTATTTCATAACTGAGCGAACGAAGGAAAGCTTTGGGGCAGCCCCTCGCTGAATACTTACATCGTTTGAGCATTGGTTGTTCATACGACGTTCGGGCCCGGCGCCGTAGAGACTCCTCCTGAAGGCGGCCAGGCCTTCGTTACGACTGACGGAGGGCGCTGCGTCGACGGTGATGAGGAGCCCGGCGCATACGAGGAGGGCGATGAAGGCCCACGCTTTCAGCATAGTACACATGACGCTGTTCATCtgtttgaaaagagaaagaaagtggaTATAATATGGCGGTGGACTACAAGTGCTTGTGGTGACAGTAGTTATTAACTGACGAGTTATTAAGGATGTTGTTTTAAGTTATTTAAACGATATAAGCGAGTTAACAATTGTGGTCATTTATTGGTTGTTATTTGCGTCATTAAACCAATAAAACTCTCGAGCTCCCTACACAGAAAAGCCCCACCCAGAcagcttgattatatatatatatatatatgtgtgtgtgtgtgtgtgtgtgtgtgtgtgtgtgtgtgttgtgtgtgtgtgtgtgtgtgtgtgtatagcttgTGATGAAACAATAGATCCTTTTAAAAGCCGTAGTTTGTACTGACAGCATACCTTAAGAACGGATTTACATAATTTGGGAAGACTTGGCTAATGTATTAACAAGGAGAGTCTCTCGAATTGATTAACTTGGAAATAACCTGACTCGATTGAGAAGGTTTCCATGTCCAATTTGTCAAGTTTCCAGAGTTCCCGAGTTCCTATTCAATCGTTCTTAAAATATATGTATCCCGCTAACAACTCGTTTTCGGTTATAAAAAGatctagggcttagttttcttattttgtaataaaGCATTACTTTAAATCTCGTTTtcagatatgctctctctctctctctctctctctctctctctctctctctctctctctctgagtccatGTTCTCAAGTAAGTTCTCTATACTACAATTTGGCATTACTTTTGGACACCTGTGTTCCACTGCCCGTATGTACATTCAAGTACaagaaaagtatttttcatttcaagaCTGACTGCATacgtaaataattttaaataaactgCATATGTAAACGTcggtgtattttgtttttttgtaagaGAGCACGTACAATGATTAAACCCATTTAAGATCGAGTAAAATAAACCTTAATTTGCTTACGCTTCTCAGGCTATCTGTCTACCTGTCATTTGATCTATTCAAAGACCAGAGATTCTAGACTCGCCAAAGGGGAATGACCCCACTTTGAAAAGAGCCATGTAGTATGTGACCTCTACTTGTAGTAGTTCGCAGTTATATGAGCCATTTTTTTGCTCTCCGTCAAAATTTAATGTCGTCGGTATCTCTTCAAATGTCGTTTATGAATTTGCACAAATGTAGTCGGTTTCTCTTTGCCGTCATTTTTGAAAAGAGTATCTCACAAGCTAAGGCGATAAAAGAAGTGGATGTATTATACTAAAACTCAAAATAGCTCTTGCTTATATTTTTGAGCagtaaatattttccatatactcGTATTTGGGCCCTGTTGCAACTGCGTAGTAATTTCTAATTTCCGGTGTCACCTTTCTACGGCAATTGAATCTTGGTTGTAGCATGTATGCACAGTTCTTTCGGTTTACAATTTTAAATTCCTATTGATATTCTAACCTGAGTTCTGTACTGATGTGTGTGGTTGATCTGTTCACGGAGTAAGCAGTTTTCCACAAGGTGACATCAGTAGTCCCAATAAATTCAATTAGAAATCACTTTTATAATATTACGGTATCATAAGAATCTAatgatgaaaattttaattaagaCATATCTGGTATAAATTTCTGGGGTTATCTGGCAACTAGTTCCGCTGCGCATTTGCAGTTCTCTTTTATTTACCCTTagctttttcattatttgtgaattttggaagaaaaaaaaatgctgtcaCCAATGCTAATTACAGTTTACGGGTCGGCGTTGTTTTATCATCATACAAATGGGAATTTGTCTGCACGAAGGTGTAATTCATTATTAATGAAAGTAGTGTTAATTCCTTAGGTGTCACGGTAAGTGTTTATGTGTATGATCATTATTGTCCTTTTATACCTGAAagcaatattataataatatttggtGCTTTGCCTAAATACTGTACTGACATGCATAATTAAGTAGTATTGCCACAATGAGTTTGAAAGTCAGATAGCTAACTGGTAGATTGAAActtatgagtgtgtgtatgtatgtgtatgtataatatatactatatatacatatatacacacacacacacaaacacattgcGCTAGCTACTTCAGATAGTGACAGAGAAGGAAATTGCGTGTCAGCATACTATACGAACTCCTTTCCTCCGAAAATGTCGGAATCATACAGTGTGTACTCCAGCCTATAGTCATCCGTTTTCATTACGTAAATAAACCATAATTTCAACCTATTACACTAGCCGTCCACACCTCACTTTCCTAAAGGAGAATTGGCGTAATAATCCTTCGTGTATCCCAACCATTGTTTCAATAGACATGCTTACTTTTCCGAACAATTTTCTGTTTTCCTGACGATACCTATTTTgtgattcattatattttccatgCTGTAAGCATTCGTTCCATTCACTAACCAAACAAGGAGAACTTGGAAAGAACCCCCCAGAGAGTTAATACGACAGCCAATGTCACACCTTTAGCagcccattttttttatcaacaagaAACTGTTCGTTGTTAGATTTCAGACGAAGGCCTAGAGATTTTCTTTGCAGAAATGATTATTAGATTTGGTTATAGACTGCGGCAGTGTCTTTGAAATGTTTCGGTTTCTTTAGCCAGCAAAGGCTGTGTAATCGTCTCCCTCGAATTTGTCCTTCTCCACAAGTTACATTCTTATCTCTCTCAAAGCTTATTTAATCACTTGTTGCCAGTCACTAGGTCCACCCTAGGGTAATATGTTTTAATAATTCCTGACAGGAATTTTTACGCAAATCTTCTAAAAGCCgaaaaaacgaactaaaaaatGACCCTCTGGGCGGAGGTAATAAAGGCTCACACTGAGagaatatctctgttgaacaaaTCTCTGGGCTTGTGTCCTTAAGAGTTGTGGATGTGCGAATGGAAATTCCCAtgagaaaaaatctctctctctctctctctctctctctctctctctctctctctctctctctcgagtgtgtATCATATAACACAAATAAATACAGCATATCATCACCTTCAGAAAAGAGATTTTACTACCGTTATCACTGTAATCTAAATTGTCCACTTCATACTGAGATCAGATCGGCCACACACATGGTCGCTGAGGACTTGCTATCATAGTGAGTCAACacaaagaatctttaaatattaataacttcGACACCATGCGGCTCTTCAAGAGATATGATGAATTGTGTGTGatgtggtggtatatatatatatattctatattataatataatatatatatatataatatatattatatatatatatatattatatatttatgttgtatgtatgtgacgtatgcatgtatgtatgtatggtatagtaTAAgataatattacacatatatgtacagtgtgcgtgtatatatatataatacaaaatgtaGGACAATAATTGTGAAAAGCatataaaatttaaatgttttgGATGGATGGAATTGAAGGCGAAAACTGATTAATTCCTGGCTGGATGTTGTGGAAgaagttttgaaaaagagaggaCCATGTCCTGTGAGGATGGGAGTGCGGGGCCAAGGACAGAAAAGGGTGCTGAAATTGTGGAGAGAGTAGTGGTCGTGTCGACGCCCTGCTAATGAGCTTTCTTTGCAGGAATATGGAGGGGCTGTAGCTCAGAGGCGATGAACACTTATTCTGTTGTTGTGTAACAATAAAATATGATTGCTgttaatataaagtaaataattgaTTTATCAAACTCCCTGCGAGTTACTATGGAaacagggatctctctctctctctctctctctctctctctctctctctctgtatgcgaAAGTCTTGTTAGGGTAAATTTCCCCGGAGAGTCAGGGGCGAACACGTTGATTGCACAAGGAAAACTCCGAACTTGCCATATTAAAAAGacctttaattcttttttcttcaaagtcAGTCAAAATTTTAGTGATGGCAATGGTAGtagttatgtaaaaatatatttttttttgtgttgctattactactactactactactactacttctgatGGTGTCACTTTCAAAACATCACATTTTCCAAGAAGTGTCGAGAAGCCAGTCTTTACCAAGTTTCCACGTTTTATCGTTATTtgcaaaatctatataaaaaggagagaTTTTACCTTCAATGGGATTTCCAGTGAATCGGAAAGGATCAGTCGATGTATGGGaaactagttttaatttttactttctaAACTTCCCCTTCTTTctgcggtggagagagagagagagagagagagagagagagagagaggagagagagagaatctttcacaGCAGCAGAATGATTATGGGTGAAActtttcaaatttattattttttctacagCAGTTTACACGCAAGATAACGAAAGATAAAAGAAAGTCGGTATTCTGAATGAGCAGAATGACCAATATAATGTTAAGAAATCATCCAAAATTAATGCAATGTACTAAAGGGGAAATTCGTGTAAATGTAATAATGcgtaaacaagcataaacaaagtaCAATGGATTCAGTTGGGTATTGGGGGTCGTCGGTGATCATCTGTCGAGATCGTGAGAAGGCGGAGGACCACTGAGCTACAGGGAATACCCTACCCATCCCGGCCTCTTAAGGGATGAtgctcgaggaggaggaggaggagggttggaAGGGTGACCATAgtgagggggaagggggttggggaatGGGTTTTAGCGCCTAGTAACGCGAGCATTCCACTTCAGTGATTCAACTGACTGACACACGCGACCTATTGACTCTCTTTGTTGAATAATGTCATCAAGTGCCGACGTGAGAGGTACTTGGGGTTTCTGCATAACAACAAATTTCGTGTTGTGATCGGTTTGGGTCTTGTGGGTGAGGGTGAGGGGAGATGGGGAAGGAAGGCTGAGGGGTACTAGGAATTGTGCCCGGTTTGTTGGCATGGTGCAGTTCCAACAGGTTACCCAGAGGTCACTCATACTCCAGCTCAATGTTTTGGTCAGATAAACGAGCTTACTGCCGCACTTCCACTTGTACTCAAGATAGATTGGTTTGCTGGGAAACACACAGGAAGCGTGTGTACACACTGCCATGCAGTCTACCAAACAGGCTTCGCCTTATGTGGCTACGAATTCATTCATTTGAGCGCGTGCTTTTGGAAGGGCCTGCGATTCAAGAGAGATGCCTCAAGGTGGTGGCCTACTGAATTAAGGAGTAAGATTTGTACTCCAGATTCATCGGGATTAGCTACGATTTAATTGGCCAACATTCCATAATTAATTAAATCTCCTTCATCAATCCCTCTTAGCATGTAGTTATACTTTCCGAACCATTAATTTAATGAGGAATTCAAAGACAAAGGGTAAAACAACGCTTTCcctattttttgtcttattttccaTGTCTTTGTAACTATGTCCCAAAAATACTATGAAGAAGTATTTAATCAGTATGTCCTTAGAGTATTTAGTATTTATAAaagtatgcgtatatatacatacatacatacatacatacatacatacatacatacatacatacatcatatatatatacgtatatatatatatatatatatatatatatatatacgtatatatatatatatatatatatatatatatatatatatatatatatatatatattatatatatatatatattgtcaatcaAGTGGACACCACTCACGAAAGATATGGAAGCATAACTAACCACAAAATCTCTGTTAACAAAGCTCTTGTAACTAATGATATCCAGAACTAGgcaatatgtgtctccatttggccctgtgaaaattaaacaaatagaaaataaacacagACGTCACTGTAAGTCTTACACAGCCGTCAGACTTCGTACCCATTTTAGCAGGTGTCTCTACGAAGGTTTTAATCTCTGGATTCCAAGCCACAGATATTCAGGATTTTGTGTACCAGTCCTCCTCCCTTGTCCTAGAGGATGTGAGTCAGCATCACAGTGATACACagtggcttttatttatttttttttttcaacacaagtgACTGAGTAAAAGATATAGTTGAAGAGAATGATGTGCGCCCTTGGCCTATTTTGTGTGCTTGTTAAATGTCACCGATAGAAAGAAACACCAATAAatcataaaagtataaaaaaaggtcAACTGCATTTCCATACATTTTTGTGAAAAATGGCTGTTGAGGATTTATGTAAGGCCTTAAAAAAAAGTGGTGGaattaaattacaaatgatgGATTAGGCAAGGAATGCTGTATAGATTAGATGAAAGGTCAACAAAGTCATTTTCTATGAGGGAAAGGCATCAGGTGAATGATTTACAAGGATAACAGTATAGTCAAGCAAGACCTTAGTACACTTGAAAAGTTGTTTTGAGGAATTTTAACTGGTTTGACAGGATTCTTGACACAGGAAGAGCAGTATGTGTTCAGACGAGAGCAGTGTGTTTTGCCATGAAACAGTGTGAGAATTTGACATG
It includes:
- the LOC135212046 gene encoding uncharacterized protein LOC135212046; the encoded protein is MNSVMCTMLKAWAFIALLVCAGLLITVDAAPSVSRNEGLAAFRRSLYGAGPERRMNNQCSNDNEKQYMCEMCAKETKSPQIYTLCCTGADNAQNWCQSFLLYGINSL